The genomic stretch GCGCTGGCTGCGCGAACCGTTGCGGCTGCTGATGGCGGTGTTGCTGCTGAGCCCGACCATTGTCGACCCGGTCAAGGAGCAATTTGCCCCCGCCGTGGCCATCACGGCCCTGGATCTGTTGCTCAAAGTGGGCAATAACGCCTGGCGGGCGATTTCCGATTTGCTGATGTACGCGATGATCGCCTTTGGCCTGTACCTGATCCTTGTGCTGATCCGTTGGCCCATCGAGCGTGCTGCCAAAGCCCGGCGTGAACAGAAGGCTGCCACGGCGGCTGCCGTCGCGGCCGAGCCGGAGGACGACGAGCCCTATGGGCGTGCGCCGGCCCCTGTCAGTGGCATGCGGGTCGAGCCGCGTCTTTAACGTTGTACGCCCAGCATCGAGAGTCCTGGCATGTGTGAATTATTGGGCATGAGTGCCAACGTACCGACCGATATCGTGTTCAGCTTCACCGGGCTGATGCAGCGCGGTGGGCGCACCGGCCCGCACCGCGATGGCTGGGGCATTGCCTTCTACGAGGGCCGTGGCCTGCGGCTGTTCCAGGACCCGGCGGCCAGCAGCGAGTCGGAAGTGGCATTGCTGGTGCAGCGTTATCCGATCAAGAGTGAGGTGGTGATTGGCCATATCCGCCAGGCCAATGTGGGCAAGGTGAGCCTGTCCAACACCCATCCGTTCGTGCGCGAATTGTGGGGCCGCAACTGGTGTTTCGCCCACAACGGCCAATTGGCTGACTTCATGCCCCAGGCCACGTTCTACCGTCCGGTAGGGGATACCGACAGTGAAGCGGCGTTCTGTGACCTGCTCAATCGTGTCCGCGAGGCGTTTCCCGAGCCGGTGGACATCGAGCAGGTGTTGCCGGACCTGATCGCCGCCTGCGCCGAGTACCGCAGCAAGGGCGTGTTCAACTGCCTGCTCAGTGATGGCGATTGGCTGTTTTGCTACTGTTCGACCAAATTGGCGCAGATCACCCGTCGCGCGCCATTTGGCCCGGCGCGCCTGAAAGATGTCGACGTGATCGTCGATTTTCAGGCCGAAACAACGCCAAACGATGTAGTAACGGTGATTGCCACCGAACCCTTGACCGAAAACGAGACCTGGACCCGCTACGAACCGGGCCAGTGGAGCCTGTGGCGGCGTGGCGAATGCGTCAGTCAGGGCACAACTGCATAAGGACGTCGATTATGTTGCTCAGCTATCTGCGCCTGGTGTTGTTTGCCGTCGGTTTGTTGGTCGGGGTGCAAGTCCCGGGGTTTATCAACGACTACGCCAAGCGTGTCGAAGCGCATCTGATCGAGGCCCAGACCGGCCTGCGCGGTTTTGAAAGCACTGCACAACATTTCTTCAATGGCGATTTGCAGGCCCTGGTCGCCCATTACCGCGCCAGCGATGACCCGGTGTTCCGCAGCGATGCCAACAGCCTGGGCACCTTGCTTGATCGCCAGGTGGCATTGGACAAGCAATTCCAGGCCATGCAGGGGCCGTGGTACATCCGCGCCCTGCAGGTGGCGGTGGCCGCCGACCCGGACATTCGTCGGGAAACCTGGAACGGCTACAGCTACCAGATCCTCCTGACCCCTGAAGCGATGGGCTGGGGACTGGGCGGGGCGATGCTGCTGTCGTTCGGCCTGGAGTGCCTGTTCCGCCTGATCGACTGGGTGGTGCTGGGTGGCAAGCGCCTGCGCCAGAGCCGGCCGATTGAAGAACGGGACCTCAAGGGCCTGTAGGGCATAGGTAGGGCTTGCGTATGTAGGAGCTGGCTTGCCTGCGATGGCAACACCTCGGTACATCAGTTGCACCGCGTTGATGCCATCGCAGGCAAGCCAGCTCCTACACACACAAGTCAGTTTCAATCGGGTTTCTTCAGTGAGGGGGGTTGACTGAGCACCATG from Pseudomonas fluorescens encodes the following:
- a CDS encoding MFS transporter, whose product is MDTMTENDYLTAWGLYAFAALGCLLVWFRLTRWMWRWLREPLRLLMAVLLLSPTIVDPVKEQFAPAVAITALDLLLKVGNNAWRAISDLLMYAMIAFGLYLILVLIRWPIERAAKARREQKAATAAAVAAEPEDDEPYGRAPAPVSGMRVEPRL
- a CDS encoding class II glutamine amidotransferase; this translates as MCELLGMSANVPTDIVFSFTGLMQRGGRTGPHRDGWGIAFYEGRGLRLFQDPAASSESEVALLVQRYPIKSEVVIGHIRQANVGKVSLSNTHPFVRELWGRNWCFAHNGQLADFMPQATFYRPVGDTDSEAAFCDLLNRVREAFPEPVDIEQVLPDLIAACAEYRSKGVFNCLLSDGDWLFCYCSTKLAQITRRAPFGPARLKDVDVIVDFQAETTPNDVVTVIATEPLTENETWTRYEPGQWSLWRRGECVSQGTTA
- a CDS encoding DUF2937 family protein; this translates as MLLSYLRLVLFAVGLLVGVQVPGFINDYAKRVEAHLIEAQTGLRGFESTAQHFFNGDLQALVAHYRASDDPVFRSDANSLGTLLDRQVALDKQFQAMQGPWYIRALQVAVAADPDIRRETWNGYSYQILLTPEAMGWGLGGAMLLSFGLECLFRLIDWVVLGGKRLRQSRPIEERDLKGL